One part of the Andrena cerasifolii isolate SP2316 chromosome 4, iyAndCera1_principal, whole genome shotgun sequence genome encodes these proteins:
- the LOC143368553 gene encoding uncharacterized protein LOC143368553 has protein sequence MDVSAFSSSASRMTVHRTLRENMLHPYSYVRVQHLHPGDGDQRVEYSVWLLGEVQRNPSFCKYILWTDEALFNREGCFNSHNRHLWSDENPLALRTRAAQVRWSINVWAGICGEYIVGPYMLPDRMDGPAYKVFLEHVLPDLMNHIPNEIRRNMFYQQDGAGPHYATIARDYLNQTFQDRWIGRGGPVAWPPRSPDMTPLDFFFWGYLKDEVYRQPVDTLEDIVVRIHAAVANITPQTLLAVQRLNKSNSLFNRLPFNKDIDWK, from the exons atggatgtttctgcattttcttctagtgccagcagaatgacggtacaccgaactctgagggaaaacatgttgcatccgtacagctatgtacgggtgcaacatttgcaccccggggatggcgaccagcgggttgagtattcagtgtggctgttgggagaagtgcagcggaatccgtcgttctgcaaatacatattgtggacggacgaagcactcttcaatagggaagggtgcttcaattcccacaatcggcatttgtggagcgacgagaatccactagcgcttcggacacgcgcagcacaagtccgttggtcgattaatgtatgggccggcatttgtggcgagtacatcgttgggccgtacatgctgccagacaggatggacggcccagcgtataaagtgtttttagagcatgttctgccggatctcatgaaccatattccaaatgagatccgacggaacatgttctatcagcaagacggggctggacctcactacgccacaattgcccgcgactacctaaatcaaaccttccaggacaggtggatcggccgcggcggtcctgttgcgtggcccccacggtcaccggatatgaccccgctggattttttcttctggggctacctgaag gatgaggtgtaccgtcagccagtggatacactggaagacatagttgttcgaattcacgctgcagtagcaaatattacgccgcaaacattgctggccgtccaaag ACTTAATAAAAGTAATAGTTTGTTCAATCGTTTACCCTTCAACAAAGACATAGATTGGAAGTAA
- the LOC143367911 gene encoding uncharacterized protein LOC143367911 produces MLPDRMDGPAYKVFLEHVLPDLMNHIPNEIRRNMFYQQDGAGPHYATIARDYLNQTFQDRWIGRGGPVAWPPRSPDMTPLDFFFWGYLKDEVYRQPVDTLEDIVVRIHAAVANITPQTLLAVQRVGDVSHSERETGSRHSATLLTVHLNTVFREHVANTRF; encoded by the exons atgctgccagacaggatggacggcccagcgtataaagtgtttttagagcatgttctgccggatctcatgaaccatattccaaatgagatccgacggaacatgttctatcagcaagacggggctggacctcactacgccacaattgcccgcgactacctaaatcaaaccttccaggacaggtggatcggccgcggcggtcctgttgcgtggcccccacggtcaccggatatgaccccgctggattttttcttctggggctacctgaag gatgaggtgtaccgtcagccagtggatacactggaagacatagttgttcgaattcacgctgcagtagcaaatattacgccgcaaacattgctggccgtccaaag AGTCGGCGATGTTTCCCATTCGGAGCGGGAAACAGGCTCTAGACACTCGGCGACGTTGCTCACCGTCCACTTGAATACAGTTTTCCGGGAACATGTGGCCAACACTCGTTTCTAG
- the LOC143368052 gene encoding uncharacterized protein LOC143368052 isoform X2: MKIRICESIVKLLMTTFDVANINRPDANQQEEELHDIVADIIRRSVEDTTFSMETDTTLEFHQPFRPHSEEFVDEEALSPEDLLEVFESTQDEEQACVPEEGGLVDLEYKQNAVDYWKGGKKKRLPLESVRQKFRKVKSVSQLYRWEHSLEKGGNRREKLMQISRSVFNQFCASTDVNAIIHDTDLRQWALEANIAVSLKNFKASPMWILNFKRHYNIVSRKINKFITRSYAADAATLENSATEFVNMIKSVIDIVGLEHVYNADESNFNLEIHSGRTLVVEGTKKVETVVQSLSAMTHSYTILPVISAAGKLMSPLLIVLKESSGTFGPQVKKTLFNAPNVHIQASKSGKLSTQLFHEWFTNVYIPNTQTSSALLLDSWTGHCPASMLELVPNNKQVANYTIPKQTTGMIQPLDIYGFRVWKDFVRKFSDTVLLLNIDVNLHLRNNIIKL, from the exons ATGAAAATTCGCATTTGTGAGTCGATTGTCAAG TTGCTCATGACAACATTCGACGTAGCGAATATAAATCGACCGGATGCGAACCAACAAGAGGAGGAACTGCACGATATTGTAGCAGATATTATACGAAGAAGTGTCGAGGACACAACTTTTTCCATGGAAACAGACACGACGTTGGAATTCCATCAACCATTTCGACCACATTCAGAAGAGTTCGTTGATGAAGAGGCACTATCGCCAGAAGACTTACTTGAGGTATTTGAGTCAACGCAAGATGAAGAACAAGCCTGCGTTCCAGAAGAAGGTGGGCTCGTGGACTTGGAATACAAACAAAACGCAGTCGATTATTGGAAAGGTGGTAAGAAAAAGCGTCTGCCACTTGAGAGCGTTAGACAAAAGTTCAGAAAGGTAAAATCGGTGTCACAGTTATACAGGTGGGAGCATTCTTTAGAAAAGGGAGGGAATCGAAGGGAAAAACTAATGCAAATATCCCGTTCTGTTTTTAATCAGTTTTGTGCTTCTACGGACGTAAACGCTATAATCCATGATACTGATTTGCGACAATGGGCGTTGGAAGCAAATATAgcggtttctcttaaaaattttaaagcctCGCCAATGtggatattaaattttaaaagacattATAATATTGTATCTCGGAAGATAAATAAGTTTATTACCCGCTCTTACGCGGCGGACGCTGCAACTTTGGAAAACAGTGCTACAGAGTTTGTTAACATGATCAAAAGTGTAATTGACATTGTCGGCCTGGAACATGTGTATAACGCGGACGAAAGCAATTTCAACCTTGAAATACATTCTGGTCGTACGTTAGTAGTTGAAGGCACGAAAAAGGTGGAAACAGTTGTTCAGTCCCTTTCAGCAATGACACATAGCTATACCATATTACCCGTAATCTCTGCAGCTGGGAAACTCATGTCTCCGCTTCTAATCGTGCTGAAAGAATCAAGTGGAACGTTTGGTCCTCAAGTGAAGAAAACATTATTTAATGCTCCAAACGTACATATACAGGCATCAAAATCAGGAAAATTAAGCACACAATTATTTCATGAATGGTTTACTAATGTATACATACCTAATACACAGACCTCCAGTGCTCTTCTGTTAGATTCCTGGACTGGGCACTGTCCAGCTTCTATGTTGGAACTTGTTCCCAACAATAAACAAGTCGCCAATTACACTATTCCAAAGCAAACAACCGGTATGATACAACCGCTTGACATATACGGATTTCGGGTATGGAAAGACTTcgtgagaaaattttcagatacagTACTCCTTTTAAACATAGACGTTAATTTGCATTTGCGTAACAATATAATAAAACTATAA
- the LOC143368052 gene encoding uncharacterized protein LOC143368052 isoform X3, with amino-acid sequence MTTFDVANINRPDANQQEEELHDIVADIIRRSVEDTTFSMETDTTLEFHQPFRPHSEEFVDEEALSPEDLLEVFESTQDEEQACVPEEGGLVDLEYKQNAVDYWKGGKKKRLPLESVRQKFRKVKSVSQLYRWEHSLEKGGNRREKLMQISRSVFNQFCASTDVNAIIHDTDLRQWALEANIAVSLKNFKASPMWILNFKRHYNIVSRKINKFITRSYAADAATLENSATEFVNMIKSVIDIVGLEHVYNADESNFNLEIHSGRTLVVEGTKKVETVVQSLSAMTHSYTILPVISAAGKLMSPLLIVLKESSGTFGPQVKKTLFNAPNVHIQASKSGKLSTQLFHEWFTNVYIPNTQTSSALLLDSWTGHCPASMLELVPNNKQVANYTIPKQTTGMIQPLDIYGFRVWKDFVRKFSDTVLLLNIDVNLHLRNNIIKL; translated from the coding sequence ATGACAACATTCGACGTAGCGAATATAAATCGACCGGATGCGAACCAACAAGAGGAGGAACTGCACGATATTGTAGCAGATATTATACGAAGAAGTGTCGAGGACACAACTTTTTCCATGGAAACAGACACGACGTTGGAATTCCATCAACCATTTCGACCACATTCAGAAGAGTTCGTTGATGAAGAGGCACTATCGCCAGAAGACTTACTTGAGGTATTTGAGTCAACGCAAGATGAAGAACAAGCCTGCGTTCCAGAAGAAGGTGGGCTCGTGGACTTGGAATACAAACAAAACGCAGTCGATTATTGGAAAGGTGGTAAGAAAAAGCGTCTGCCACTTGAGAGCGTTAGACAAAAGTTCAGAAAGGTAAAATCGGTGTCACAGTTATACAGGTGGGAGCATTCTTTAGAAAAGGGAGGGAATCGAAGGGAAAAACTAATGCAAATATCCCGTTCTGTTTTTAATCAGTTTTGTGCTTCTACGGACGTAAACGCTATAATCCATGATACTGATTTGCGACAATGGGCGTTGGAAGCAAATATAgcggtttctcttaaaaattttaaagcctCGCCAATGtggatattaaattttaaaagacattATAATATTGTATCTCGGAAGATAAATAAGTTTATTACCCGCTCTTACGCGGCGGACGCTGCAACTTTGGAAAACAGTGCTACAGAGTTTGTTAACATGATCAAAAGTGTAATTGACATTGTCGGCCTGGAACATGTGTATAACGCGGACGAAAGCAATTTCAACCTTGAAATACATTCTGGTCGTACGTTAGTAGTTGAAGGCACGAAAAAGGTGGAAACAGTTGTTCAGTCCCTTTCAGCAATGACACATAGCTATACCATATTACCCGTAATCTCTGCAGCTGGGAAACTCATGTCTCCGCTTCTAATCGTGCTGAAAGAATCAAGTGGAACGTTTGGTCCTCAAGTGAAGAAAACATTATTTAATGCTCCAAACGTACATATACAGGCATCAAAATCAGGAAAATTAAGCACACAATTATTTCATGAATGGTTTACTAATGTATACATACCTAATACACAGACCTCCAGTGCTCTTCTGTTAGATTCCTGGACTGGGCACTGTCCAGCTTCTATGTTGGAACTTGTTCCCAACAATAAACAAGTCGCCAATTACACTATTCCAAAGCAAACAACCGGTATGATACAACCGCTTGACATATACGGATTTCGGGTATGGAAAGACTTcgtgagaaaattttcagatacagTACTCCTTTTAAACATAGACGTTAATTTGCATTTGCGTAACAATATAATAAAACTATAA
- the LOC143368052 gene encoding uncharacterized protein LOC143368052 isoform X1: MARINPVRVIQLLMTTFDVANINRPDANQQEEELHDIVADIIRRSVEDTTFSMETDTTLEFHQPFRPHSEEFVDEEALSPEDLLEVFESTQDEEQACVPEEGGLVDLEYKQNAVDYWKGGKKKRLPLESVRQKFRKVKSVSQLYRWEHSLEKGGNRREKLMQISRSVFNQFCASTDVNAIIHDTDLRQWALEANIAVSLKNFKASPMWILNFKRHYNIVSRKINKFITRSYAADAATLENSATEFVNMIKSVIDIVGLEHVYNADESNFNLEIHSGRTLVVEGTKKVETVVQSLSAMTHSYTILPVISAAGKLMSPLLIVLKESSGTFGPQVKKTLFNAPNVHIQASKSGKLSTQLFHEWFTNVYIPNTQTSSALLLDSWTGHCPASMLELVPNNKQVANYTIPKQTTGMIQPLDIYGFRVWKDFVRKFSDTVLLLNIDVNLHLRNNIIKL, encoded by the coding sequence ATGGCGCGAATAAATCCTGTTCGTGTTATCCAGTTGCTCATGACAACATTCGACGTAGCGAATATAAATCGACCGGATGCGAACCAACAAGAGGAGGAACTGCACGATATTGTAGCAGATATTATACGAAGAAGTGTCGAGGACACAACTTTTTCCATGGAAACAGACACGACGTTGGAATTCCATCAACCATTTCGACCACATTCAGAAGAGTTCGTTGATGAAGAGGCACTATCGCCAGAAGACTTACTTGAGGTATTTGAGTCAACGCAAGATGAAGAACAAGCCTGCGTTCCAGAAGAAGGTGGGCTCGTGGACTTGGAATACAAACAAAACGCAGTCGATTATTGGAAAGGTGGTAAGAAAAAGCGTCTGCCACTTGAGAGCGTTAGACAAAAGTTCAGAAAGGTAAAATCGGTGTCACAGTTATACAGGTGGGAGCATTCTTTAGAAAAGGGAGGGAATCGAAGGGAAAAACTAATGCAAATATCCCGTTCTGTTTTTAATCAGTTTTGTGCTTCTACGGACGTAAACGCTATAATCCATGATACTGATTTGCGACAATGGGCGTTGGAAGCAAATATAgcggtttctcttaaaaattttaaagcctCGCCAATGtggatattaaattttaaaagacattATAATATTGTATCTCGGAAGATAAATAAGTTTATTACCCGCTCTTACGCGGCGGACGCTGCAACTTTGGAAAACAGTGCTACAGAGTTTGTTAACATGATCAAAAGTGTAATTGACATTGTCGGCCTGGAACATGTGTATAACGCGGACGAAAGCAATTTCAACCTTGAAATACATTCTGGTCGTACGTTAGTAGTTGAAGGCACGAAAAAGGTGGAAACAGTTGTTCAGTCCCTTTCAGCAATGACACATAGCTATACCATATTACCCGTAATCTCTGCAGCTGGGAAACTCATGTCTCCGCTTCTAATCGTGCTGAAAGAATCAAGTGGAACGTTTGGTCCTCAAGTGAAGAAAACATTATTTAATGCTCCAAACGTACATATACAGGCATCAAAATCAGGAAAATTAAGCACACAATTATTTCATGAATGGTTTACTAATGTATACATACCTAATACACAGACCTCCAGTGCTCTTCTGTTAGATTCCTGGACTGGGCACTGTCCAGCTTCTATGTTGGAACTTGTTCCCAACAATAAACAAGTCGCCAATTACACTATTCCAAAGCAAACAACCGGTATGATACAACCGCTTGACATATACGGATTTCGGGTATGGAAAGACTTcgtgagaaaattttcagatacagTACTCCTTTTAAACATAGACGTTAATTTGCATTTGCGTAACAATATAATAAAACTATAA